The window TGGCGTCGCCGCCCGGCGCCGGGGCCGCCAACCTTCGCTCCGGCCTCGGCCTGGGCGGCGGCGCGGCGCTCGGCGCGGGTGTGCCGGCTGCTGCACTGGCCGCGCTGGCCCGACGGGAGCGGGCGGTCGCCACGCTCACCCCCGACCCCGGTGGGCGCCAGCGCGTCAGGATCCGGCTGCATCTCGCCACCGACCCCGCCACTGTGCTCGGGCCGGCTCTCACCATCCTGACCACGCGGTCGGCGACCCTCACCGACGTACACATCGCCGAGCCGAGCCTCGAAGACGTCTTCATCGGACTGACCGGAAGGGATCCACGGTGACCGACCTCGACGCCCCGCCGGTAGCGGCAACGAGCACCACGGCGGCGCCCGTGAGACCCGGCGCCCACCGGGTCTTCCTGGCCATCCTGCGCCGGGACCTGCTGGTCACCGGCAAGGAACTCTGGGTCATCCTGGTCCAGGTCGGCCTCACCCCGCTGTTCATGCTCTTCGTCTTCGTCAAGGTGCTCGGCGGGCAGGGCATCGTCGACCGGAACTTCGCCGACCTGTTCCTGCCCGGCATCATCGCGCTCGCCGCGCTCACCACCGCGCTGCAGAGCGTCGCGCTGCCACTGGTCAAGGAGTTCGGCTTCACCCGGGAAATCGAGGACCGGCTGCTCGCCCCGCTGTCGACAAACCTGGTCGCGGTCGGCAAGCTCGTGGTCGCGATGCTGCGCGGCCTTATCGCCGCGGCCCTCATCTACCCGCTGGGTGCACTGATGGTCGGCTCAGCCCCGTTGCAGCCCGAACGGCTGCCGATGGTCCTGCTGACGGTCCTGCTCGGCGGATGGATCGGGGGCGGCATCGGCATGACGCTGGCGACGATTCTGCCCATCCAACGGATCAACATCACGTTCTCGCTGGTCGTGACCCCGATCATCTGGACCGGTTGCATCCACTACCCGTGGCCACGGCTCTCCTCGATGCCCTGGTTCCAGACGGTCACCGCCCTCAACCCGATGACCTACGTCTCCGAGGGCGTACGGGGGGCCATGTTGCCCGGCGTCGCACACATACCGGCCTGGGTCTGTCTCCTGGTCCTGGCCGGCGTGGCCGCGATGGTCACGTTCACCAGCGTACGAAGCTTCAGTCGGCGTGCCGTCCAGTGAACGGCACGATCCACGCGTCTACCGGAGGTGCTCGTCGATGAACGTGCTGGAACCCCCCAGGTCCGAAGCCCCCGCGTCTGATGGTGCGTTCGCCGCCTGGTTGGCCGACCGGGCCGGCCGGCTGCTGCTGCGCGTACGCGCGGAGCACGGTCACGACGACCCGGCCGCGTTGAAGCGCGCGGGTGACCGGGCGTCGCACCAACTGCTGCGCGATGAACTGGCCCGGTGCAGGAGCGCCGACGCCGTGCTCTCGGAGGAGGACGACGGCGCCCGGCAGGCATGGGCCACGGGTACGGCCGGACCCGCGCCGGACCGGCTGGGCGCCGACCGGGTGTGGATCATCGATCCGTTGGACGGAACCCGTGAGTTCTCCGAGCCGGGCCGGACGGACTGGGCGGTACATGTCGCACTCTGGCAACGGAACGCGGCTACGGAGCACCGTCTCATTGCGGGCGCCATCGCCCTGCCCGCCCAGCACCGTACCCTCGGCACCGCGACACCCCCACCCCGGCCGACGACGGTCAGCGGTCGGACGATCCGGTTGGCGGCGAGTCGGAGTCGGCCGCCGGCGTTCCTCAGCGAGTTGGCGGACGAGGTCGGTGCGGAGTTGGTGCCGATGGGGTCGGCCGGGGCGAAGATCGCGGCGGTGATCAGTGGTGAGGTCGACGCGTACGTGCACGCGGGCGGGCAGTACGAGTGGGACTCGGCCGCGCCGGTGGCTGTGGCGACGGCCACGGGGCTGCACGCTTCCCGAATCGATGGTTCTGCGTTGAAATACAACGAGGCCGATCCCCGGTTGCCGGACCTGGTGGTCTGCCAGCCGGAGCTGGCCGCACCGCTGCTCGCAGCGCTGCGGCAACACCTGACCCTCGTGCCGGCAACGGCCACGGCAGTCGGCTGACCCGCGATGGACACGGTGGACATGACCAGTCCGGCGGCGTACCGGGTGTCGCATCTGGATGCGCTCGAGGCGGAGAGCATCTTCGTCATGCGTGAGGTGGTGGCCGAGTTGGAACGCCCGGTGTTGCTGTTCTCGGGTGGCAAGGACTCGATCGTGATGTTGCGGTTGGCGCAGAAGGCGTTCGCGCCGGCGCGGATCCCGTTTCCGGTGATGCACGTCGACACCGGGCACAACTTCGCCGAGGTTCTCGACTACCGGGACCGGCGGGTGGCGGAGTTGGGTTTGCAGTTGGTGGTGGCGAGTGTGCCGGAGGCGTTGGAGTCCGGCCTCGTGCGGGAGTCCGCCGACGGGATGCGGAACCGGATCCAGACGCCGGTGTTGTTGGCGGCGGTGGAGAAGTACCGGTTCGATGCGTTGTTCGGGGGTGCGCGTCGGGACGAGGAGAAGGCTCGGGCGAAGGAGCGGGTGTTCTCGTTCCGGGACGATTTCGGGCAGTGGGATCCGAAGAACCAGCGGCCGGAGTTGTGGTCGTTGTACAACGGGCGTCATCATCCGGGTGAGTCGATCCGGGTGTTCCCGTTGTCGAACTGGACCGAGCTCGACATCTGGCACTACATCGCCAGGGAACAGTTGTCGTTGCCGTCGATCTACTACGCGCACGAGCGTGAGGTGATCGAGCGGGACGGGATGCTGTACGCGGTGAACGAGTTCATCGCGCCCCGTGGCGCCGAGGAGCCGTTCGTGACCCTGGTGCGGTACCGGACGGTCGGTGACGCCTCGTGCACCGCCGCGGTCCGGTCGGTCGCCGACACCGTGGAGTTGGTGATCGAGGAGGTCGCCGCGACCCGGATCACCGAGCGTGGGGCGACCCGTGGCGACGACCGGGTCAGTGAGGCCGCGATGGAAGACCGCAAACGGGAAGGCTACTTCTGATGAGCACCACGGCGGTCACCGTCACCGAGACCGGGCCGGTCGAGGGTCGGGCGATGGACCTGTTGCGTTTCGCGACGGCGGGCAGTGTCGACGACGGTAAGTCGACCCTGATCGGCCGGCTGCTCTACGACACGAAGTCGCTGTTCACCGACCAGTTGGCGGCGGTCGAGGCGGTCTCCGCCGCGCGTGGGGACGAGTACACGAACCTGGCGTTGCTGACCGACGGCCTGCGGGCGGAGCGGGAGCAGGGCATCACCATCGACGTGGCGTACCGGTACTTCGCCACGCCGAGGCGGAAGTTCATCATCGCCGACACCCCCGGGCACATCCAGTACACCAGGAACATGGTCACCGGGGCCTCGACCGCCGACCTGGCGCTGATCCTGGTCGACGCCCGCAAGGGTCTGGTCGAGCAGTCCCGCCGGCACGCGTTCCTCTGCTCCCTGCTGCGGGTCCCGCACCTGGTGCTGTGCGTGAACAAGATGGACCTGGTCGACTGGTCCCAGGACGTCTTCGAGCGGATCTCCGACGAGTTCACCGCCTTCGCCGCGAAACTCGAAGCCCCCGACCTGACCGTGGTCCCGATCTCCGCGTTGCGCGGCGACAACATCGTCACCCGGTCCGAACACACCCCCTGGTACGAGGGCCCGTCGCTGCTGCACCACCTGGAACGGGTGCACATCGCCTCCGACCGGAACCTGGTCGACGTACGGTTCCCGGTCCAGTACGTGATCCGCCCCCAGTCGACCACCATCACCGACTACCGCGGGTACGCCGGACAGGTCGCCTCCGGCGTACTCAAGCCGGGTGACGAGGTGATGGTCCTCCCGTCCGGGTTCACCAGCAGGATCGCCGGCATCGAGACCGCCGACGGACCCGTCGCCGAGGCGTTCCCCCCGATGTCGGTCACCGTCCGGCTCACCGACGAGATCGACATCTCCCGCGGCGACATGATCTGCCGGCCGAACAACGCCCCCGCCGTCGCCCAGGACATCGAGGCGATGATCTGCTGGATGGACGAGAGCACCCCGCTGCGCCCCGGCGCCAAGTACGCCATCAAACACACCACCCGTACCGCCCGAACCGTCATCCGCGAACTGCACTACCGCCTCGACGTGAACTCCCTGCACCGCGACGAGACCGCCACCGAACTCGGACTCAACGAGATCGGCCGGATCCGCCTCCGCACCACCGTCCCCCTCCTTGCCGACGAGTACCGGCGCAACCGCACCACCGGCGGTTTCATCCTCATCGACGAGACCACCAACCGCACCGTCGCCGCCGGCATGATCGTCGACACCAACTGACCCACGGGAAGGGCCCCTCCCGCCACCGGAAATCGGAGCGGGAGGGGCCCTTTGTCACGTCTCAGAGGGTAAGGGTCCAGGTGTTGATGTAGCCGGTGTCACCGGCGAAGACGTCTCGCACCCGGAGCAGCCAGGTGCCGTTCGCCGCCTCGCTGGAGAGATTCGCGGTGTAGGTGGTGTTGACGTTGTCGGCGCCGTCGAAGAAGCTCTGGTTCTTCAGCCGGTAGGCCGTACCGTCCGGGGCTACCAGGTCGATGATCAGATCGCCGCGGAAGGTGTGCACGATGTTCACCGCCACCGTGGACGCCGAGGAGGCGCTACGGTTGCAGCCGGCGATGACGATGCTGCTGGTCACCGCCGTGTTGCTGTCCGGAATCGCCACATCGGTGCCGTTCGTGCCCGAGCAACCGCCGCCACCCGAGCCGGTCACCGTCAACGAGTACGTGGCGCTGCGCGTACCCGCGGTGCCAGTGCCGGTGACGCTGACGCTGTAGGTGCCGGAAGGCGTGCTCGCCGAGGTGGCGATGGTGAGCGCGGACGAGCCGCCCGAGGTGACCGTGGCCGGACTGAACGAGGCGGTGGCGCCGCTCGGCAGGCCGCTCGCCGAGAGGCTCACCGACTGCGCCGAGCCGCTGGTGGTCGCGGTACTCACGGTGGCACTGACCGAGCCGCCCGGCGCGGTCGAACCGGCCGTCGGCGAGACACCGACCGAGAAATCGTTGGCCGGCGGCGTGCCGTCGTTGACCACATAGAGCAGCTTGTTCGGCGAGCCGGTTCCGGGATTGGTCACCACGTTGTTGGTGGCGTTGTTGAACAGATAGTCCCGGACCTGCTGCGGGGTCCAGGTGGGGTTGGCGGAGGCGACCAGGGCGGCGGCGCCGACCACGTGCGGGGTGGCCATCGAGGTGCCGCTGATCGTGTTGGTCGCGGTGTTGCTGGTGTACCAGGCCGACGTGATCGACGAGCCAGGCGCGAAGATGTCCAGGCAGGTACCGATGTTGGAGAAGGACGACCGGGCGTCGGTGCTGGTGGTCGAGCCGACCGTGATCGCCTCTGCCGTCCGGGCCGGCGAGGTGTTGCAGGCGTTGGCGCCGTTGTCGTTGCCTGCGGCGAGACCGTAGGTCACGCCCGAGTTGATCGAGTTGCGGACCGCCGTGTCGAGCGAGGCGTTCGCGCCGCCGCCGAGGCTCATGTTCGCCACGGCCGGCTTGATCGCGTTCGCGGTGACCCAGTCGACGCCGCCGATCACACCGGCGTTGGTGCCGCTGCCGGAGCAGTTGAGCACCCGTACGCCGACCAACTGCACGCCCTTGGCCAGGCCGTAGGAGGAGCCGCCGACGGTGCCGGCGACGTGCGTACCGTGCCCGTTGCAGTCGTCGGCGGAGCCGCCGTCGACCGCGTCGAAGCCGCTGGTGGCCCGGCCGCCGAAGTCGTTGTGGGAAAACAGGATGCCCGTGTCGATGATGTACGCGTGCACGTTGGTCGCCGTGTTCGGGTAGGTGTACGAGCTGTCGAGCGGTAGGTTGCGCTGGTCGACACGGTCCAGACCCCACGACGGGGGGTTCGGCTGCGTGCCGGAGATCCGGACCGTGTGGTTCTGCTCGACGTACGCGACGTCGGGGTGCGCGGCGATCCTGGCCGCCGCCTTGGCTCCGGCCGTGATCTCGAAGCCGCGCAGCGCGGCGGAGTACGTCCTGGCGACCGCTCCGTCGTGCCTGTCGGCCAACGCGCTGGCCGTGGTGCCGACCTGCGCCCGACTCACCGCGCTCTCCTTGAACACCACGATGTAGCTGTCGGCGACAGCCGTGGCACCGCCGGCACTACGGATGACACCCTCCGGTTCGGCCGCCACCGCCGGCGCGGCCGCCGTCAGTAGCAGCATCGCGGCGGCGCCCACCACAAAAGATCTTCTCGGGAGACTCATTCTCCCCTCCCTTCGATCGGCACTCGTTCGTCCACTCGCCCACGACGAGAGATCGACGGTGACCGATTGAGAAGAGATTACTCAATGATGGCGGCAAAAGACAGATGTCGAATCCTCTATACCGATCGAAAGATGGAGGTCAAGGTATGGCAATTCATTCCACATCACAGGGAATGGTGATCAACCTAAGCCGCGCTATCGATTCTTCGACAGCGCCGCGCCCGAGAGGCGCCAGGCATGCGTACCAGGTGTCCTTGACGGGCAGACCTTGGTGTACTCGGTCGGCGTGTCGCCAATTAGATTGACTGCCCGAACATCTTGCGCCGCAGGGCGGGGATCGCTGTGCCGAGCAGAGAAGGGCACGGAACCCGGTCCGGTTCCGTTGTGTGACGAGAGCGGCGTTGGTGGCGTTTCGGGCGGTGATGGCCCGGCACGGTTGGTGGAACGCTCATCGCGGTTTCGTAGACACCGATGCCGCTTTGCGGATCGGCGTTGGCGGTGAGGGCTCGGCGACGTTTGTCGGCGCTGCGCTGCGCAGGGCGAGGAGATTGGCAGGACGAGGGCCAGGACCGGGCATCCGGCCAGCCCGACGGCGGGGATGGCCCGAGCCGGACGGCTTTCGAGCACCAGGACGGCCACGACGGCCAGCTCGGCGCGGTGTGGCGCCTTGAACCGAGGATGGACGGCGGCCAGGGCATGTAGCCGGTGCCGGTCTGAGCCGGTCGCGAGGCTATGGGGTGACGAGCCCGGTCCGGTAGGCGATGACGACCAGTTGCGCGCGGTCGCGCGCACCGAGTTTCACCATGGCATGGCTGACGTGGGTGCGGGCGGTGGCCGGACTGAGAAACAGCGCGGCGCCGATCTCGTCATTGCTCATGCCCTGACCGACGAGCGCCAGGACCTCACGTTCTCGTGCGGTGAGGACGGAGAGCCGCTTTTCGGCGACCTCGTCGGCAGTCCTCCGGGCGGTGAACTGGGCGATGAGGCGGCGGGTGATACGCGGCGCGAGCAGCGCGTCTCCGGCGGCGACCACGCGGATGCCGTGCAGGAGTTCGGCCGGGCCGGCGTCCTTGAGTAGGAACCCGCTGGCTCCGGCTTGCAGGCCCTCGAAAACGTAGGCATCGGTGTCGTACGTGGTCAGGATGAGGATGCGAACATTCCGCAGCTCGTTCGCGGCCGTGATCGCTCGGGTGGCCTGGATGCCGTCCATCTTCGGCATGCGGATGTCCATGAGCACGACATCCGGGCGCGTGGCTCGGGCCCGCTCCACGGCCTGGGCGCCGGTGGTGGCCTCCCCCACCACCGTGATGTCGTCCTCAATGTCGAGCAGGAGCCGGAAGCCGGATCGCACCAGCTGCTCGTCATCGACGAGAAGCACTCTGATCGGGGCATCATCGTTGCATGCGCCTGTCGTGGTGCTCATACGCTCGCCGTTCCGTTCGAGGCCAGCGGCAGCCGGGCGGTGACTGCGAAGCCCCCGCCCGCACGTGGACCGGCGTCGAGATCCCCGCCCAGCAGGTGACAACGCTCCCGCATTCCCAGAATCCCGCTGCCCGGGTGGCGAGGGGCGGCTTCCTCAGCTTCCGGACCCTGATGTGGACCGTCGTCGGTCACGCGCATTTCCACCGAGTCGGCGCCGTAGTCCAATGCGACCGTGACTCGGGTCGGTCCGACATGGCGAATCACATTGGTGATCGACTCCTGCAGGATCCGGTACAGAGCGCTGCCCACCGCGCTCGGCACCGGCGACGGTGACGAGGCCACTCGCAGCTCCACGTCGAGGCCGGCTTCGCGGCCCTGGGTGGCAAGCTCGCCGATCTGCCCGAGCCCGGGATGCGGGACACGGCCGTCGTCAGCATCGCGCAGTACCCCGAGGATGGCCCTCATCTCCTGCAACGCCCGCGAGCTGGTCTGCTCGATAGCCTCCAGGGCGTCGCGTGCCCGCTCCGGTCGCTGGTCGAGTACATGCGCGGTGACACCGGCCTGGATGTTGATGACGGCGATCGCATGCGCGACCGTGTCGTGGACCTCCCGCGCGATCCGGAGTCGTTCCTCGTCTACCCGCGCGCGGGTCTCCTGCTCACGAGTCCGCTCCGCCAGCTCGGCGCGCTCCACCGCCTCGGCAGCGATGACCCGCCGGGAACGGACACTATCCCCGAGGGCCGCGCTCATCACCGAGGCGCCGATCCGGAAGAACACCCAGCCGATGGCGGCTCGTGGCTCAATGTCGGCCGCGGCGATCAGCCAGCAGGCGGCCAGCGCGGCGATCCCCACACCGGCCATCACCGGCGAACGCCGTCCGTCGCCGAGGGCGGTCAGCGTGTAGATGGCCACGAACAGTCCGAGCCACCC of the Micromonospora sp. NBC_01796 genome contains:
- a CDS encoding S8 family peptidase; translated protein: MSLPRRSFVVGAAAMLLLTAAAPAVAAEPEGVIRSAGGATAVADSYIVVFKESAVSRAQVGTTASALADRHDGAVARTYSAALRGFEITAGAKAAARIAAHPDVAYVEQNHTVRISGTQPNPPSWGLDRVDQRNLPLDSSYTYPNTATNVHAYIIDTGILFSHNDFGGRATSGFDAVDGGSADDCNGHGTHVAGTVGGSSYGLAKGVQLVGVRVLNCSGSGTNAGVIGGVDWVTANAIKPAVANMSLGGGANASLDTAVRNSINSGVTYGLAAGNDNGANACNTSPARTAEAITVGSTTSTDARSSFSNIGTCLDIFAPGSSITSAWYTSNTATNTISGTSMATPHVVGAAALVASANPTWTPQQVRDYLFNNATNNVVTNPGTGSPNKLLYVVNDGTPPANDFSVGVSPTAGSTAPGGSVSATVSTATTSGSAQSVSLSASGLPSGATASFSPATVTSGGSSALTIATSASTPSGTYSVSVTGTGTAGTRSATYSLTVTGSGGGGCSGTNGTDVAIPDSNTAVTSSIVIAGCNRSASSASTVAVNIVHTFRGDLIIDLVAPDGTAYRLKNQSFFDGADNVNTTYTANLSSEAANGTWLLRVRDVFAGDTGYINTWTLTL
- a CDS encoding ABC transporter permease, whose amino-acid sequence is MTDLDAPPVAATSTTAAPVRPGAHRVFLAILRRDLLVTGKELWVILVQVGLTPLFMLFVFVKVLGGQGIVDRNFADLFLPGIIALAALTTALQSVALPLVKEFGFTREIEDRLLAPLSTNLVAVGKLVVAMLRGLIAAALIYPLGALMVGSAPLQPERLPMVLLTVLLGGWIGGGIGMTLATILPIQRINITFSLVVTPIIWTGCIHYPWPRLSSMPWFQTVTALNPMTYVSEGVRGAMLPGVAHIPAWVCLLVLAGVAAMVTFTSVRSFSRRAVQ
- a CDS encoding 3'(2'),5'-bisphosphate nucleotidase CysQ is translated as MNVLEPPRSEAPASDGAFAAWLADRAGRLLLRVRAEHGHDDPAALKRAGDRASHQLLRDELARCRSADAVLSEEDDGARQAWATGTAGPAPDRLGADRVWIIDPLDGTREFSEPGRTDWAVHVALWQRNAATEHRLIAGAIALPAQHRTLGTATPPPRPTTVSGRTIRLAASRSRPPAFLSELADEVGAELVPMGSAGAKIAAVISGEVDAYVHAGGQYEWDSAAPVAVATATGLHASRIDGSALKYNEADPRLPDLVVCQPELAAPLLAALRQHLTLVPATATAVG
- the cysD gene encoding sulfate adenylyltransferase subunit CysD encodes the protein MTSPAAYRVSHLDALEAESIFVMREVVAELERPVLLFSGGKDSIVMLRLAQKAFAPARIPFPVMHVDTGHNFAEVLDYRDRRVAELGLQLVVASVPEALESGLVRESADGMRNRIQTPVLLAAVEKYRFDALFGGARRDEEKARAKERVFSFRDDFGQWDPKNQRPELWSLYNGRHHPGESIRVFPLSNWTELDIWHYIAREQLSLPSIYYAHEREVIERDGMLYAVNEFIAPRGAEEPFVTLVRYRTVGDASCTAAVRSVADTVELVIEEVAATRITERGATRGDDRVSEAAMEDRKREGYF
- a CDS encoding response regulator transcription factor, giving the protein MSTTTGACNDDAPIRVLLVDDEQLVRSGFRLLLDIEDDITVVGEATTGAQAVERARATRPDVVLMDIRMPKMDGIQATRAITAANELRNVRILILTTYDTDAYVFEGLQAGASGFLLKDAGPAELLHGIRVVAAGDALLAPRITRRLIAQFTARRTADEVAEKRLSVLTAREREVLALVGQGMSNDEIGAALFLSPATARTHVSHAMVKLGARDRAQLVVIAYRTGLVTP
- a CDS encoding sensor histidine kinase — its product is MRDRVTSFRLPAWAQDLLVALFITVMQVQGTVSRTHGDPGSMVRPLADLGHLGYLLLIVGGVVVAVRRRWPVAVFAVTALASMVYYALDFPDGPGWLGLFVAIYTLTALGDGRRSPVMAGVGIAALAACWLIAAADIEPRAAIGWVFFRIGASVMSAALGDSVRSRRVIAAEAVERAELAERTREQETRARVDEERLRIAREVHDTVAHAIAVINIQAGVTAHVLDQRPERARDALEAIEQTSSRALQEMRAILGVLRDADDGRVPHPGLGQIGELATQGREAGLDVELRVASSPSPVPSAVGSALYRILQESITNVIRHVGPTRVTVALDYGADSVEMRVTDDGPHQGPEAEEAAPRHPGSGILGMRERCHLLGGDLDAGPRAGGGFAVTARLPLASNGTASV
- a CDS encoding sulfate adenylyltransferase subunit 1, translating into MSTTAVTVTETGPVEGRAMDLLRFATAGSVDDGKSTLIGRLLYDTKSLFTDQLAAVEAVSAARGDEYTNLALLTDGLRAEREQGITIDVAYRYFATPRRKFIIADTPGHIQYTRNMVTGASTADLALILVDARKGLVEQSRRHAFLCSLLRVPHLVLCVNKMDLVDWSQDVFERISDEFTAFAAKLEAPDLTVVPISALRGDNIVTRSEHTPWYEGPSLLHHLERVHIASDRNLVDVRFPVQYVIRPQSTTITDYRGYAGQVASGVLKPGDEVMVLPSGFTSRIAGIETADGPVAEAFPPMSVTVRLTDEIDISRGDMICRPNNAPAVAQDIEAMICWMDESTPLRPGAKYAIKHTTRTARTVIRELHYRLDVNSLHRDETATELGLNEIGRIRLRTTVPLLADEYRRNRTTGGFILIDETTNRTVAAGMIVDTN